A single window of Xylocopa sonorina isolate GNS202 chromosome 5, iyXylSono1_principal, whole genome shotgun sequence DNA harbors:
- the Lgr3 gene encoding leucine-rich repeat-containing G protein-coupled receptor 3 isoform X2: MRYKRIGAIGTFLIAILCLLSGLMYYFNQDTCPVGSFLCQNTTTCLAQRYWCDQEEQCPYKDDELNCYDYHGVFDWFDSVRDSEAVREFVCDATDIPPRCKYLKCRAICQRYTEIPQNLSSQTTSITLYDSSIERVPMGAFAEYSEIRILYLDNSSMRTIEKGAFLNLTKLFWLALDNNQITELLPGHFTGLTKLESLRANKNRITMADFSDFEGSKALNFINLNENQLTSETLKLPELPVLNEILLDENNFETIPDTLFARCPALKSLSMQRNKIKTLEEDTFQNLGQLIELQLGYNRLHNLPMAVLNPLTKLNSLDLEGINLDVLEKNAFDIFTQLDFVYFKKFHYCATYAPKAKRCRPTSDGVSSLSHLLDKTLLRAAVWVISCVTCMGNVLVLWGRFTAKDENRVLTVIIRNLAVSDMLTGIYLFIIAVADRIFRDNYNQVASSWMSSWPCTLVGVLAMTSLEVSVLILSFMSLERYMLIVAPLKGHRTMTPQTASASMTIIWIIGVTLALVPVIHWRSSTRFYGVNGMCFPLHIDDPYLIGWEYSTFIFLGLNLTGLITIGYAYAGMFVSIWKTRHACSLSVGDSEFVLRFFLIVLTDTACWAPIIVLKIRALMKYPIPADLHAWVVVFILPVNSAVNPLLYTFTTPKFRERLSDGWFGKMRNYVARKSSAADSQISSTVSNKNVTLSLSNTKNCGNSSPLFKVNGEKIQSARHDHVF, encoded by the exons ATGAGATACAAACGCATCGGTGCCATTGGCACCTTTTTGATCGCGATCTTATGCCTGCTATCGGGGCTGATGTATTATTTTAATCAAG ACACTTGCCCCGTAGGATCATTCCTTTGTCAGAATACCACCACTTGCTTGGCTCAAAGATATTGGTGCGATCAGGAGGAGCAGTGTCCCTATAAAGACGATGAGCTAAATTGCT ATGATTATCACGGTGTATTCGACTGGTTCGACAGTGTCAGAGACTCCGAGGCCGTAAGGGAGTTCGTTTGCG ATGCCACTGACATTCCTCCGAGGTGTAAATACTTAAAGTGTCGCGCAATTTGCCAACGGTATACCGAAATTCCCCAAAACTTATCTTCTCAGACTACTtccat AACTCTCTACGATAGCTCGATCGAACGTGTACCAATGGGTGCCTTCGCTGAATACTCAGAGATTCGTATACT GTATCTCGATAATAGTAGTATGCGTACGATAGAGAAGGGCGCTTTCCTCAATTTAACCAAACTGTTCTGGTT AGCTTTGGATAACAATCAAATTACTGAACTCCTTCCGGGGCATTTCACCGGTTTAACTAAGTTAGAGTCGTTGAGAGCCAACAAGAATAGAATcacgatggcagatttctcagACTTCGAGGGAAGCAAGGCCTTGAATTTCAT AAATTTGAATGAAAATCAGCTGACTTCGGAAACCCTGAAGCTGCCGGAACTACCTGTTCTTAACGAAAT ATTGTTGGATGAAAATAATTTCGAAACAATACCCGACACGCTGTTTGCTAGATGTCCAGCGTTAAAATCACT GAGTATGCAAAGGAACAAAATTAAAACGCTCGAGGAGGACACGTTTCAAAATTTGGGTCAGCTGATCGAACT GCAACTGGGTTACAACCGTCTTCATAATTTACCGATGGCCGTATTGAATCCATTGACGAAACTCAATTCTTT AGACTTGGAGGGTATAAACTTGGACGTGCTGGAGAAGAACGCTTTCGATATATTCACGCAACTGGACTTCGT GTACTTCAAGAAGTTTCATTATTGCGCAACGTACGCGCCAAAGGCAAAACGATGTCGTCCTACCAGTGATG GGGTTTCTTCGTTATCCCACTTACTCGACAAGACTCTGCTGCGGGCAGCGGTGTGGGTAATTTCGTGCGTTACGTGCATGGGGAACGTGCTGGTTCTTTGGGGCAGATTCACGGCCAAAGACGAGAATCGCGTGTTAACTGTCATCATTAGGAATCTAGCAG TCTCCGACATGTTAACGGGGATATATCTGTTCATAATCGCTGTAGCGGACAGGATATTCCGCGATAATTACAACCAAGTAGCTAGTTCGTGGATGTCCTCCTGGCCCTGTACTTTAGTTGGAGTTTTGGCAATGACATCTTTGGAG GTTTCAGTATTGATCCTGTCATTCATGTCGTTGGAACGATATATGCTGATCGTGGCACCACTGAAAGGTCACCGCACGATGACACCGCAGACGGCCTCCGCGTCGATGACCATCATTTGGATCATAGGAGTCACCCTCGCCCTCGTGCCAG TGATTCACTGGCGGAGCAGCACGAGATTTTACGGCGTAAACGGAATGTGCTTCCCCCTGCACATCGACGACCCGTATTTAATTGGATGGGAATATTCAACCTTCATTTTCTTGGGACTAAATCTTACGGG GCTGATTACGATTGGTTACGCTTACGCGGGTATGTTCGTGAGCATTTGGAAAACGAGACACGCCTGTTCACTGTCCGTCGGTGATTCTGAATTCGTCTTACGATTTTTTCTGATCGTTCTAACGGATACGGCTTGCTGGGCACCGATTATCGTTCTCAAGATTAGAGCTTTGATGAAGTATCCTATTCCAG CCGATCTTCACGCTTGGGTAGTAGTATTCATTCTGCCAGTGAACAGCGCGGTGAATCCGTTGTTGTACACGTTCACCACGCCTAAATTTCGAGAGAGATTGAGCGACGGATGGTTCGGAAAGATGCGCAACTACGTGGCACGAAAATCTTCCGCCGCAG ACTCCCAGATATCGTCGACAGTGAGCAACAAAAACGTAACGTTGTCTCTGTCGAATACGAAGAACTGCGGCAACAGCTCTCCGTTGTTCAAAGTTAACGGCGAGAAAATACAATCAGCGAGGCACGATCACGTTTTCTGA
- the Lgr3 gene encoding leucine-rich repeat-containing G protein-coupled receptor 3 isoform X3, producing the protein MRYKRIGAIGTFLIAILCLLSGLMYYFNQDTCPVGSFLCQNTTTCLAQRYWCDQEEQCPYKDDELNCYDYHGVFDWFDSVRDSEAVREFVCDATDIPPRCKYLKCRAICQRYTEIPQNLSSQTTSITLYDSSIERVPMGAFAEYSEIRILYLDNSSMRTIEKGAFLNLTKLFWLALDNNQITELLPGHFTGLTKLESLRANKNRITMADFSDFEGSKALNFINLNENQLTSETLKLPELPVLNEILLDENNFETIPDTLFARCPALKSLQLGYNRLHNLPMAVLNPLTKLNSLDLEGINLDVLEKNAFDIFTQLDFVYFKKFHYCATYAPKAKRCRPTSDGVSSLSHLLDKTLLRAAVWVISCVTCMGNVLVLWGRFTAKDENRVLTVIIRNLAVSDMLTGIYLFIIAVADRIFRDNYNQVASSWMSSWPCTLVGVLAMTSLEVSVLILSFMSLERYMLIVAPLKGHRTMTPQTASASMTIIWIIGVTLALVPVIHWRSSTRFYGVNGMCFPLHIDDPYLIGWEYSTFIFLGLNLTGLITIGYAYAGMFVSIWKTRHACSLSVGDSEFVLRFFLIVLTDTACWAPIIVLKIRALMKYPIPADLHAWVVVFILPVNSAVNPLLYTFTTPKFRERLSDGWFGKMRNYVARKSSAADSQISSTVSNKNVTLSLSNTKNCGNSSPLFKVNGEKIQSARHDHVF; encoded by the exons ATGAGATACAAACGCATCGGTGCCATTGGCACCTTTTTGATCGCGATCTTATGCCTGCTATCGGGGCTGATGTATTATTTTAATCAAG ACACTTGCCCCGTAGGATCATTCCTTTGTCAGAATACCACCACTTGCTTGGCTCAAAGATATTGGTGCGATCAGGAGGAGCAGTGTCCCTATAAAGACGATGAGCTAAATTGCT ATGATTATCACGGTGTATTCGACTGGTTCGACAGTGTCAGAGACTCCGAGGCCGTAAGGGAGTTCGTTTGCG ATGCCACTGACATTCCTCCGAGGTGTAAATACTTAAAGTGTCGCGCAATTTGCCAACGGTATACCGAAATTCCCCAAAACTTATCTTCTCAGACTACTtccat AACTCTCTACGATAGCTCGATCGAACGTGTACCAATGGGTGCCTTCGCTGAATACTCAGAGATTCGTATACT GTATCTCGATAATAGTAGTATGCGTACGATAGAGAAGGGCGCTTTCCTCAATTTAACCAAACTGTTCTGGTT AGCTTTGGATAACAATCAAATTACTGAACTCCTTCCGGGGCATTTCACCGGTTTAACTAAGTTAGAGTCGTTGAGAGCCAACAAGAATAGAATcacgatggcagatttctcagACTTCGAGGGAAGCAAGGCCTTGAATTTCAT AAATTTGAATGAAAATCAGCTGACTTCGGAAACCCTGAAGCTGCCGGAACTACCTGTTCTTAACGAAAT ATTGTTGGATGAAAATAATTTCGAAACAATACCCGACACGCTGTTTGCTAGATGTCCAGCGTTAAAATCACT GCAACTGGGTTACAACCGTCTTCATAATTTACCGATGGCCGTATTGAATCCATTGACGAAACTCAATTCTTT AGACTTGGAGGGTATAAACTTGGACGTGCTGGAGAAGAACGCTTTCGATATATTCACGCAACTGGACTTCGT GTACTTCAAGAAGTTTCATTATTGCGCAACGTACGCGCCAAAGGCAAAACGATGTCGTCCTACCAGTGATG GGGTTTCTTCGTTATCCCACTTACTCGACAAGACTCTGCTGCGGGCAGCGGTGTGGGTAATTTCGTGCGTTACGTGCATGGGGAACGTGCTGGTTCTTTGGGGCAGATTCACGGCCAAAGACGAGAATCGCGTGTTAACTGTCATCATTAGGAATCTAGCAG TCTCCGACATGTTAACGGGGATATATCTGTTCATAATCGCTGTAGCGGACAGGATATTCCGCGATAATTACAACCAAGTAGCTAGTTCGTGGATGTCCTCCTGGCCCTGTACTTTAGTTGGAGTTTTGGCAATGACATCTTTGGAG GTTTCAGTATTGATCCTGTCATTCATGTCGTTGGAACGATATATGCTGATCGTGGCACCACTGAAAGGTCACCGCACGATGACACCGCAGACGGCCTCCGCGTCGATGACCATCATTTGGATCATAGGAGTCACCCTCGCCCTCGTGCCAG TGATTCACTGGCGGAGCAGCACGAGATTTTACGGCGTAAACGGAATGTGCTTCCCCCTGCACATCGACGACCCGTATTTAATTGGATGGGAATATTCAACCTTCATTTTCTTGGGACTAAATCTTACGGG GCTGATTACGATTGGTTACGCTTACGCGGGTATGTTCGTGAGCATTTGGAAAACGAGACACGCCTGTTCACTGTCCGTCGGTGATTCTGAATTCGTCTTACGATTTTTTCTGATCGTTCTAACGGATACGGCTTGCTGGGCACCGATTATCGTTCTCAAGATTAGAGCTTTGATGAAGTATCCTATTCCAG CCGATCTTCACGCTTGGGTAGTAGTATTCATTCTGCCAGTGAACAGCGCGGTGAATCCGTTGTTGTACACGTTCACCACGCCTAAATTTCGAGAGAGATTGAGCGACGGATGGTTCGGAAAGATGCGCAACTACGTGGCACGAAAATCTTCCGCCGCAG ACTCCCAGATATCGTCGACAGTGAGCAACAAAAACGTAACGTTGTCTCTGTCGAATACGAAGAACTGCGGCAACAGCTCTCCGTTGTTCAAAGTTAACGGCGAGAAAATACAATCAGCGAGGCACGATCACGTTTTCTGA
- the Lgr3 gene encoding leucine-rich repeat-containing G protein-coupled receptor 3 isoform X4, whose protein sequence is MRYKRIGAIGTFLIAILCLLSGLMYYFNQDTCPVGSFLCQNTTTCLAQRYWCDQEEQCPYKDDELNCYDYHGVFDWFDSVRDSEAVREFVCDATDIPPRCKYLKCRAICQRYTEIPQNLSSQTTSITLYDSSIERVPMGAFAEYSEIRILYLDNSSMRTIEKGAFLNLTKLFWLALDNNQITELLPGHFTGLTKLESLRANKNRITMADFSDFEGSKALNFINLNENQLTSETLKLPELPVLNEILLDENNFETIPDTLFARCPALKSLSMQRNKIKTLEEDTFQNLGQLIELNLAFNEITTVPLNVFQPLKNLTKLQLGYNRLHNLPMAVLNPLTKLNSLDLEGINLDVLEKNAFDIFTQLDFVYFKKFHYCATYAPKAKRCRPTSDVSDMLTGIYLFIIAVADRIFRDNYNQVASSWMSSWPCTLVGVLAMTSLEVSVLILSFMSLERYMLIVAPLKGHRTMTPQTASASMTIIWIIGVTLALVPVIHWRSSTRFYGVNGMCFPLHIDDPYLIGWEYSTFIFLGLNLTGLITIGYAYAGMFVSIWKTRHACSLSVGDSEFVLRFFLIVLTDTACWAPIIVLKIRALMKYPIPADLHAWVVVFILPVNSAVNPLLYTFTTPKFRERLSDGWFGKMRNYVARKSSAADSQISSTVSNKNVTLSLSNTKNCGNSSPLFKVNGEKIQSARHDHVF, encoded by the exons ATGAGATACAAACGCATCGGTGCCATTGGCACCTTTTTGATCGCGATCTTATGCCTGCTATCGGGGCTGATGTATTATTTTAATCAAG ACACTTGCCCCGTAGGATCATTCCTTTGTCAGAATACCACCACTTGCTTGGCTCAAAGATATTGGTGCGATCAGGAGGAGCAGTGTCCCTATAAAGACGATGAGCTAAATTGCT ATGATTATCACGGTGTATTCGACTGGTTCGACAGTGTCAGAGACTCCGAGGCCGTAAGGGAGTTCGTTTGCG ATGCCACTGACATTCCTCCGAGGTGTAAATACTTAAAGTGTCGCGCAATTTGCCAACGGTATACCGAAATTCCCCAAAACTTATCTTCTCAGACTACTtccat AACTCTCTACGATAGCTCGATCGAACGTGTACCAATGGGTGCCTTCGCTGAATACTCAGAGATTCGTATACT GTATCTCGATAATAGTAGTATGCGTACGATAGAGAAGGGCGCTTTCCTCAATTTAACCAAACTGTTCTGGTT AGCTTTGGATAACAATCAAATTACTGAACTCCTTCCGGGGCATTTCACCGGTTTAACTAAGTTAGAGTCGTTGAGAGCCAACAAGAATAGAATcacgatggcagatttctcagACTTCGAGGGAAGCAAGGCCTTGAATTTCAT AAATTTGAATGAAAATCAGCTGACTTCGGAAACCCTGAAGCTGCCGGAACTACCTGTTCTTAACGAAAT ATTGTTGGATGAAAATAATTTCGAAACAATACCCGACACGCTGTTTGCTAGATGTCCAGCGTTAAAATCACT GAGTATGCAAAGGAACAAAATTAAAACGCTCGAGGAGGACACGTTTCAAAATTTGGGTCAGCTGATCGAACT TAATTTGGCGTTCAACGAAATAACGACCGTCCCGCTGAATGTATTCCAACCGTTAAAAAATCTGACCAAGCT GCAACTGGGTTACAACCGTCTTCATAATTTACCGATGGCCGTATTGAATCCATTGACGAAACTCAATTCTTT AGACTTGGAGGGTATAAACTTGGACGTGCTGGAGAAGAACGCTTTCGATATATTCACGCAACTGGACTTCGT GTACTTCAAGAAGTTTCATTATTGCGCAACGTACGCGCCAAAGGCAAAACGATGTCGTCCTACCAGTGATG TCTCCGACATGTTAACGGGGATATATCTGTTCATAATCGCTGTAGCGGACAGGATATTCCGCGATAATTACAACCAAGTAGCTAGTTCGTGGATGTCCTCCTGGCCCTGTACTTTAGTTGGAGTTTTGGCAATGACATCTTTGGAG GTTTCAGTATTGATCCTGTCATTCATGTCGTTGGAACGATATATGCTGATCGTGGCACCACTGAAAGGTCACCGCACGATGACACCGCAGACGGCCTCCGCGTCGATGACCATCATTTGGATCATAGGAGTCACCCTCGCCCTCGTGCCAG TGATTCACTGGCGGAGCAGCACGAGATTTTACGGCGTAAACGGAATGTGCTTCCCCCTGCACATCGACGACCCGTATTTAATTGGATGGGAATATTCAACCTTCATTTTCTTGGGACTAAATCTTACGGG GCTGATTACGATTGGTTACGCTTACGCGGGTATGTTCGTGAGCATTTGGAAAACGAGACACGCCTGTTCACTGTCCGTCGGTGATTCTGAATTCGTCTTACGATTTTTTCTGATCGTTCTAACGGATACGGCTTGCTGGGCACCGATTATCGTTCTCAAGATTAGAGCTTTGATGAAGTATCCTATTCCAG CCGATCTTCACGCTTGGGTAGTAGTATTCATTCTGCCAGTGAACAGCGCGGTGAATCCGTTGTTGTACACGTTCACCACGCCTAAATTTCGAGAGAGATTGAGCGACGGATGGTTCGGAAAGATGCGCAACTACGTGGCACGAAAATCTTCCGCCGCAG ACTCCCAGATATCGTCGACAGTGAGCAACAAAAACGTAACGTTGTCTCTGTCGAATACGAAGAACTGCGGCAACAGCTCTCCGTTGTTCAAAGTTAACGGCGAGAAAATACAATCAGCGAGGCACGATCACGTTTTCTGA
- the Lgr3 gene encoding leucine-rich repeat-containing G protein-coupled receptor 3 isoform X1 translates to MRYKRIGAIGTFLIAILCLLSGLMYYFNQDTCPVGSFLCQNTTTCLAQRYWCDQEEQCPYKDDELNCYDYHGVFDWFDSVRDSEAVREFVCDATDIPPRCKYLKCRAICQRYTEIPQNLSSQTTSITLYDSSIERVPMGAFAEYSEIRILYLDNSSMRTIEKGAFLNLTKLFWLALDNNQITELLPGHFTGLTKLESLRANKNRITMADFSDFEGSKALNFINLNENQLTSETLKLPELPVLNEILLDENNFETIPDTLFARCPALKSLSMQRNKIKTLEEDTFQNLGQLIELNLAFNEITTVPLNVFQPLKNLTKLQLGYNRLHNLPMAVLNPLTKLNSLDLEGINLDVLEKNAFDIFTQLDFVYFKKFHYCATYAPKAKRCRPTSDGVSSLSHLLDKTLLRAAVWVISCVTCMGNVLVLWGRFTAKDENRVLTVIIRNLAVSDMLTGIYLFIIAVADRIFRDNYNQVASSWMSSWPCTLVGVLAMTSLEVSVLILSFMSLERYMLIVAPLKGHRTMTPQTASASMTIIWIIGVTLALVPVIHWRSSTRFYGVNGMCFPLHIDDPYLIGWEYSTFIFLGLNLTGLITIGYAYAGMFVSIWKTRHACSLSVGDSEFVLRFFLIVLTDTACWAPIIVLKIRALMKYPIPADLHAWVVVFILPVNSAVNPLLYTFTTPKFRERLSDGWFGKMRNYVARKSSAADSQISSTVSNKNVTLSLSNTKNCGNSSPLFKVNGEKIQSARHDHVF, encoded by the exons ATGAGATACAAACGCATCGGTGCCATTGGCACCTTTTTGATCGCGATCTTATGCCTGCTATCGGGGCTGATGTATTATTTTAATCAAG ACACTTGCCCCGTAGGATCATTCCTTTGTCAGAATACCACCACTTGCTTGGCTCAAAGATATTGGTGCGATCAGGAGGAGCAGTGTCCCTATAAAGACGATGAGCTAAATTGCT ATGATTATCACGGTGTATTCGACTGGTTCGACAGTGTCAGAGACTCCGAGGCCGTAAGGGAGTTCGTTTGCG ATGCCACTGACATTCCTCCGAGGTGTAAATACTTAAAGTGTCGCGCAATTTGCCAACGGTATACCGAAATTCCCCAAAACTTATCTTCTCAGACTACTtccat AACTCTCTACGATAGCTCGATCGAACGTGTACCAATGGGTGCCTTCGCTGAATACTCAGAGATTCGTATACT GTATCTCGATAATAGTAGTATGCGTACGATAGAGAAGGGCGCTTTCCTCAATTTAACCAAACTGTTCTGGTT AGCTTTGGATAACAATCAAATTACTGAACTCCTTCCGGGGCATTTCACCGGTTTAACTAAGTTAGAGTCGTTGAGAGCCAACAAGAATAGAATcacgatggcagatttctcagACTTCGAGGGAAGCAAGGCCTTGAATTTCAT AAATTTGAATGAAAATCAGCTGACTTCGGAAACCCTGAAGCTGCCGGAACTACCTGTTCTTAACGAAAT ATTGTTGGATGAAAATAATTTCGAAACAATACCCGACACGCTGTTTGCTAGATGTCCAGCGTTAAAATCACT GAGTATGCAAAGGAACAAAATTAAAACGCTCGAGGAGGACACGTTTCAAAATTTGGGTCAGCTGATCGAACT TAATTTGGCGTTCAACGAAATAACGACCGTCCCGCTGAATGTATTCCAACCGTTAAAAAATCTGACCAAGCT GCAACTGGGTTACAACCGTCTTCATAATTTACCGATGGCCGTATTGAATCCATTGACGAAACTCAATTCTTT AGACTTGGAGGGTATAAACTTGGACGTGCTGGAGAAGAACGCTTTCGATATATTCACGCAACTGGACTTCGT GTACTTCAAGAAGTTTCATTATTGCGCAACGTACGCGCCAAAGGCAAAACGATGTCGTCCTACCAGTGATG GGGTTTCTTCGTTATCCCACTTACTCGACAAGACTCTGCTGCGGGCAGCGGTGTGGGTAATTTCGTGCGTTACGTGCATGGGGAACGTGCTGGTTCTTTGGGGCAGATTCACGGCCAAAGACGAGAATCGCGTGTTAACTGTCATCATTAGGAATCTAGCAG TCTCCGACATGTTAACGGGGATATATCTGTTCATAATCGCTGTAGCGGACAGGATATTCCGCGATAATTACAACCAAGTAGCTAGTTCGTGGATGTCCTCCTGGCCCTGTACTTTAGTTGGAGTTTTGGCAATGACATCTTTGGAG GTTTCAGTATTGATCCTGTCATTCATGTCGTTGGAACGATATATGCTGATCGTGGCACCACTGAAAGGTCACCGCACGATGACACCGCAGACGGCCTCCGCGTCGATGACCATCATTTGGATCATAGGAGTCACCCTCGCCCTCGTGCCAG TGATTCACTGGCGGAGCAGCACGAGATTTTACGGCGTAAACGGAATGTGCTTCCCCCTGCACATCGACGACCCGTATTTAATTGGATGGGAATATTCAACCTTCATTTTCTTGGGACTAAATCTTACGGG GCTGATTACGATTGGTTACGCTTACGCGGGTATGTTCGTGAGCATTTGGAAAACGAGACACGCCTGTTCACTGTCCGTCGGTGATTCTGAATTCGTCTTACGATTTTTTCTGATCGTTCTAACGGATACGGCTTGCTGGGCACCGATTATCGTTCTCAAGATTAGAGCTTTGATGAAGTATCCTATTCCAG CCGATCTTCACGCTTGGGTAGTAGTATTCATTCTGCCAGTGAACAGCGCGGTGAATCCGTTGTTGTACACGTTCACCACGCCTAAATTTCGAGAGAGATTGAGCGACGGATGGTTCGGAAAGATGCGCAACTACGTGGCACGAAAATCTTCCGCCGCAG ACTCCCAGATATCGTCGACAGTGAGCAACAAAAACGTAACGTTGTCTCTGTCGAATACGAAGAACTGCGGCAACAGCTCTCCGTTGTTCAAAGTTAACGGCGAGAAAATACAATCAGCGAGGCACGATCACGTTTTCTGA
- the LOC143424038 gene encoding odorant receptor 82a, whose protein sequence is MREPITRYVELLYDENVLSWSKRLLSLSGLWPDNRSDLRFFLYITYVVVFTWLEIVTLLQNIGDLEKTLKNITLSFPTILIVLKALMFRLNMHLVLPLLAVVKRDVSKGLYRSPEERRTVVWYNVAATLFSTSSALSLFFVPTLFYVKPITSCLLSKFNNCTLPYELPMKVNNLYEVTETRTYALFCVYLVPTSMLLTIGATGADSLLVTLTFHLCSQLSILAHRVRNISIEPRIYLPEMRALVERHTELLRLAHILAQAFSSLMFIQTLGLIFSLCIVVYQLLTTTESGEDMNTIHFIIYSCAVILLAFCYCFLGECLINESSEIQLACYFTNWYDLPERYTRSLMFCIARSQKPLYLTAGKFYVFSLETFGTIVKASMAYLSVLKSIA, encoded by the exons ATGAGGGAGCCGATAACGAGATACGTTGAGCTGCTCTACGACGAGAACGTGCTCTCGTGGAGCAAACGTCTGCTGAGTTTGTCCGGCCTGTGGCCCGATAATCGCAGCGACCTACGATTTTTCCTCTACATTACGTACGTCGTGGTGTTCACCTGGCTAGAGATCGTCACGTTGCTGCAGAATATAGGCGACCTTGAGAAGACGTTGAAAAACATCACCCTCTCGTTCCCGACCATCTTGATAGTGCTGAAGGCACTCATGTTTCGGCTGAACATGCATCTGGTTCTGCCGTTGCTGGCGGTGGTCAAGAGGGACGTGAGCAAGGGGTTGTATCGCTCGCCAGAGGAGAGGCGAACGGTCGTCTGGTACAACGTGGCCGCCACCTTGTTTTCAACCTCGTCGGCCTTGTCTTTATTCTTCGTGCCCACGTTGTTCTATGTCAAACCGATCACCAGCTGTCTTTTGTCGA AGTTCAATAACTGTACGCTTCCTTACGAGCTACCGATGAAAGTGAACAACCTTTACGAAGTGACGGAAACGCGAACGTACGCTCTGTTCTGCGTTTACTTGGTACCAACGAGCATGCTGCTAACAATTGGTGCAACTGGCGCGGACAGCCTTTTGGTGACGTTAACCTTTCACCTGTGTAGTCAGCTTTCGATCCTGGCGCATCGCGTCAGAAACATCAGCATCGAGCCGCGAATATATTTACCAGAAATGAGAGCACTCGTTGAACGACACACTGAACTTCTGCG ATTGGCGCACATTTTAGCACAGGCATTCAGTTCTTTGATGTTCATACAAACGTTAGGATTAATATTCTCTTTGTGCATCGTGGTCTACCAATTACTTACG ACGACAGAATCTGGAGAAGACATGAATACCATACATTTCATAATTTACTCTTGCGCCGTTATATTATTAGCGTTCTGCTATTGTTTCTTGGGAGAATGTCTAATTAACGAG AGCAGTGAAATACAGCTGGCTTGTTACTTTACTAATTGGTACGATTTACCAGAAAGGTACACGCGATCTTTAATGTTTTGTATCGCTCGATCGCAAAAGCCATTATATCTGACTGCTGGTAAATTCTACGTCTTTTCCTTAGAAACGTTCGGCACA ATAGTAAAGGCATCGATGGCGTATCTTTCCGTTTTGAAAAGTATTGCTTGA